From the genome of Agromyces badenianii:
GAGGCGACCGTGAAGACGCACGTCAGCCGTATTCTCGCGAAGCTCGGCCTGCGCGACCGGGTGCAGCTCGTCGTGTTCGCCTACGAGCACGAGCTCCCGCCGGTTCCGTGACGAGCGTCCGAGGCTGACGCGTGGTCATCCCAGAGGATGACGCCGAACCATCCATGCGCCGGATGCCCCGCCGCCCCCGCCGTCCGTAGCGTCGAAGTCATGCAGATCCAACCCTCTGACCTCGGCCTGATCGCCCGCGTCGCCGAACTCGGCAAGCGCTACGGAGACGGCTCGGGGGCCGTCACCGCCCTCGACGAAGTCTCGCTCGGTCTTCGCCGCGGCGAGTTCACCGCCATCATGGGCCCGTCGGGTTCGGGCAAGTCGACGCTCATGCACATCATGGCTGGCCTCGATGCGCCGAGCACGGGCCGGGTGTGGCTCGGCGACACCGAGATCACCGAACTGCCCGACTCGGCGCTCACCGTGCTCCGGCGACGCCGGATCGGCTTCGTCTTCCAGTCGTTCAATCTCGTGCCGACACTCGACGTGCGCGGCAACGTGATGCTGCCGTTCGATCTCGACGGGCGCCGACCGACCCGCGAGGAACAGGCCTGGATCGACGAGCTCTTCGACACGCTCGGCCTTCGATCGCGGATCGGGCACCGCCCGCACGAGCTCTCGGGCGGCCAGCAGCAGCGTGTCGCCATCGCGCGCGCACTCGCAACCCGCCCCGACCTCGTCTTCGCCGACGAGCCGACCGGCAACCTCGACTCGCGCACCGGTCGCGAGGTGCTCGCGCTCCTCGCGACCGCGAGCGCCCGCTACGGTCAGTCGATCGCGATGGTCACCCACGACCCGGTTGCCGCGAGTCACGCCGATCGCATCCTGTACCTGGCCGACGGTCGCATCGTGCGCGACTCGACGCGCTCGAGCGCCGAGGAGATCTCGTCGTTCATGCTCTCGATGGAGGCCGCGGCCTGATGGGCACCAGGCTGAAGGACCAATGGCCGACGCTGCTCGTCGCGGCGCTCGCGGGCACGTTCGGCGTGGCGCTGCTGCACATCACCGGGCTGCTCGCCGCAGCGATCGCCGCCGACGACGTCACCGGT
Proteins encoded in this window:
- a CDS encoding ABC transporter ATP-binding protein, giving the protein MQIQPSDLGLIARVAELGKRYGDGSGAVTALDEVSLGLRRGEFTAIMGPSGSGKSTLMHIMAGLDAPSTGRVWLGDTEITELPDSALTVLRRRRIGFVFQSFNLVPTLDVRGNVMLPFDLDGRRPTREEQAWIDELFDTLGLRSRIGHRPHELSGGQQQRVAIARALATRPDLVFADEPTGNLDSRTGREVLALLATASARYGQSIAMVTHDPVAASHADRILYLADGRIVRDSTRSSAEEISSFMLSMEAAA